TCGACGACCGCCGGGGCGAGGTGGTCGTAGCCGCGCAGCCGCTCGTGGGAGGTCGGCAGCGTCGCCGGGTCGGGCGCGGGCGGCATGGGGGCCTGGTGGTCGAGTCCGTCCTCATGGGTCTGGAAGGACGCCGACAGGTGGAAGATCGGCTTGCCGTGCTGGACGGCGACCACGCGGCGGGTGGTGAAGGAACGTCCGTCGCGGATGCGGTCGACGCTGTAGACGATGGGCGCGCCCGGGTCGCCGGGGCGCAGGAAGTACGCGTGCAGGGAGTGCGCGGGGCGGTCGGCGGGGACCGTGCGCCCGGCGGCGACCAGTGCCTGCGCCGCCACCTGTCCCCCGAAGACCCGGGGGACGACGGCGGAGCGGGACCGGCCGCGGAAGATGTCCTCCTCGATCTGCTCCAGGTCGAGCAGATCGAGGAGGTCCTGAAGTGCCTGGCTCATGGCGTCCAGTTGTAGCGGCCGGTGGTTGCGGTGGGCTTACAGACCCATGTCCTTGGCGATGATCGTCTTCATGATCTCGCTGGTGCCGCCGTAGATGCGGTTGACGCGGTTGTCCGCGTACAGGCGGGCGATCGGGTACTCGTTCATGAAGCCGTAGCCGCCGTGCAGCTGCAGGCAGCGGTCGATGACGCGGTGGGCGACCTCGGTGCAGAACAGCTTGGCGCTGGCGGCCTCGGCGGGCGTCAGCTCACCGGCGTCGAGGGCCTCCAGGGCGCGGTCGGCGACCGCCTCGGCGGCGTCCACCTCGGCCTTGCAGGCGGCCAGCTCGAACTTGGTGTTCTGGAAGGAGGCGACCGGCTTGCCGAAGACGGTGCGGTCCGTCACGTACTGCTGGGCGAACCGGACGGCGGCCTTGGCCTGCGCGTAGGCGCCGAAGGCGATGCCCCAGCGCTCGGAGGCGAGGTTGTGGCCGAGGTAGTAGAAGCCCTTGTTCTCCTCGCCGAGCAGGTCCTCGACGGGGACCTTGACGTCGACGAAGGCCAGCTCGGCGGTGTCGGAGGTGCGCAGGCCGAGCTTGTCGAGTTTGCGGCCGATGGAGTAGCCCTCGGACCTG
Above is a genomic segment from Streptomyces sp. SLBN-31 containing:
- the tesB gene encoding acyl-CoA thioesterase II, with the protein product MSQALQDLLDLLDLEQIEEDIFRGRSRSAVVPRVFGGQVAAQALVAAGRTVPADRPAHSLHAYFLRPGDPGAPIVYSVDRIRDGRSFTTRRVVAVQHGKPIFHLSASFQTHEDGLDHQAPMPPAPDPATLPTSHERLRGYDHLAPAVVERFLEAREAVDLRYVEEPPYGKFGEPREPHSQVWFRTNGKLDDDPLLHVVLATYVSDMTLLDSVLLAHGRGGWAVGDVVGASLDHAMWFHRPFRADEWLLYDQESPSAHGGRGLGQARIYTQDGRLAISVIQEGVVRVPR